The DNA segment GTTTTATGTATTTGTCGTAAGATTTTTCGAATATTTTCCCACAATAATCACATTTTACTTGTATTTTTGTTTGTGATCCTTTAGGCAAATCTTCCACTTTTACTATAATCCTTGTCCCCTTTTTAACAGCCCATCTATAATGGTCATCTTTATATTTAGGGATTTCATACCCTAAATTTTCATAGTGTCTTTTATTTTGACCACTTACCAATATTTCAACTTCTTTGCTTATTAACATTTTATCTACCTCCGTATAGATGCAATTAAACAAATTCTCATTTAATTATTTTGATTTATTTTTATTATCTCCGATTGTATATAGTAAAATAGAGGAAGTACATTCGGAGTCTGTACTTATTAATACGGGTAGCTAATCCATATATATCCTCTACATAAATATTACCATAATTATTTTATCACGTCAAATATTTTAATTTATTTATATAATCACAATTAGACGTACCTATAAGATACGCCTTATCTAACTATATGTATAATATTTAAATTCTATTTTAATTTATTTATATGTAATATTTCTTTAATAGTTTTCTTATATAATCTAGTCCTTTTTGATATACTACAGTTTTAACATTTATTTTAATTTCACCGTTAGGTTTCTCAAATTCTTTTTCTATAATTTTAAAATATTTACTATCTACAAATTTTTGATATGGTGTATTATTACTCATTAATACATCATGTTCTCTAAGAAATTTGAATAAATTATTTCTACCTATGCCCATATTTAAAACTTTTGCGCATTCACCCATATCTATTGTATCTTCACTTTTAGTTACAGCATCATAAAATTCAGCTTTAGGTAGCATGATATAGTTTTCTTCTTTTAATTTTTCATTTTCTTCAGCCTTATCAGCCAACTCTCTTAATGCTTCTGCATAAG comes from the Clostridium botulinum genome and includes:
- a CDS encoding Rha family transcriptional regulator; amino-acid sequence: MVNELKVMNQDGKLLTDSRDVARMVDKKHSHLMRDIRGYIEILRESNLGFSDFFIESTYKTEGNNKTYECYLLTKKGCEMIANKMIGKKGVLFTATYVDAFNKMEESLRQITTYKLPQTYAEALRELADKAEENEKLKEENYIMLPKAEFYDAVTKSEDTIDMGECAKVLNMGIGRNNLFKFLREHDVLMSNNTPYQKFVDSKYFKIIEKEFEKPNGEIKINVKTVVYQKGLDYIRKLLKKYYI